A window of the Chloroflexus sp. Y-396-1 genome harbors these coding sequences:
- a CDS encoding GHMP kinase — MKIYKARAPMRIGFFGGGTDVSPYAEEYGGKVLNCTINLYVRCMLTTSNTPGILIRSLDLQEVSRQVSEREWDGKLTLPQAVLDALPQLRPATAGYKITMFSDAPPGSGLGSSSALVVSMLKLLYAVAGQSADPHQLAELAYRIERVDLGIPGGRQDQYSAVFGGMCVYHFGRDRVIVEPVLSDQTALLELESCLILGYIGDRQLLSRHLMTDQVQRLVKGDTLRLHHETKAFVDIAARLLREQRIADFGRLLHDAWEVKKAFSPHIAPPIVEEVYALARKHGAWGGKISGAGGGGFMVFACPFDRRLAVERALTEAGVIVRPFSFVNHGVQSWVVEEPDEVSHPVGQ; from the coding sequence ATGAAAATCTATAAAGCTCGTGCACCAATGCGGATCGGTTTTTTCGGCGGGGGTACTGACGTCAGTCCTTACGCTGAAGAGTACGGTGGGAAAGTACTCAACTGTACGATTAATCTCTATGTGCGTTGTATGCTCACTACGAGCAATACGCCTGGTATTCTGATCCGTTCACTTGATCTGCAGGAGGTGAGTCGGCAGGTTAGTGAACGCGAATGGGATGGCAAGCTGACCTTACCTCAGGCAGTACTCGATGCTCTACCCCAGTTACGCCCTGCCACTGCCGGTTATAAAATTACGATGTTTAGTGATGCACCGCCCGGTTCGGGGCTTGGCTCGTCGTCGGCGCTGGTGGTGAGTATGTTGAAACTGCTGTATGCCGTTGCCGGTCAGAGCGCCGACCCTCATCAATTGGCCGAGCTAGCATATCGGATCGAACGAGTCGATCTGGGTATCCCTGGTGGACGGCAGGATCAGTATTCTGCCGTTTTCGGTGGGATGTGCGTGTATCATTTTGGGCGTGATCGGGTGATTGTTGAACCCGTCCTGAGCGATCAGACGGCGCTGCTTGAGCTGGAAAGTTGTCTGATTCTGGGCTACATCGGCGATCGCCAGTTGCTCAGCCGACACCTGATGACTGATCAGGTACAACGACTGGTAAAGGGAGACACGCTGCGTCTCCATCACGAGACGAAGGCCTTCGTTGATATTGCGGCCCGTTTACTTCGGGAACAGCGGATCGCCGATTTTGGTCGGCTGCTCCACGATGCCTGGGAGGTGAAGAAGGCGTTCTCGCCCCATATCGCGCCGCCCATCGTTGAAGAGGTGTATGCACTGGCCCGCAAGCATGGTGCGTGGGGCGGGAAGATTTCTGGCGCTGGCGGGGGGGGCTTTATGGTCTTTGCATGCCCGTTTGATCGGCGACTGGCGGTAGAACGGGCATTAACCGAGGCCGGGGTTATTGTGCGACCTTTTTCTTTCGTGAACCACGGTGTGCAGTCGTGGGTGGTTGAAGAACCAGATGAGGTGAGCCATCCCGTGGGGCAATGA
- a CDS encoding tyrosine-protein kinase domain-containing protein codes for MMLTWSDIWSYLRIVLRWWWVVCLAAATAGGAALIFTLRQPDYYVSRVTLRVGESLAAIPDPQTFGLSTTVAGFYAEMARREVILAPVVEQLKLPFPWQVISTYMLTTSVNRQASLLDITITDTNPQRAAAIANAVAEELIRFGPNSPEKVAEQRNLLNEQIARSQAEIDHLDRQIEQARAMLAQATSATDLREARNRLQELELARDTAQNTYAQLLRLQNTSLISSLAIFEAAKVPTSPLPNKRNLTVAIAALSGLLLGIIAAFGLEIIDTRWRNHNDLRSRFGLNFLGTVPGKRPLIELNEEEARQRLQAVKEAYTQIVLAGLPRNARILMVSGPRPSDERSALVVDLAHCYTLAGYRVLLVDAETERAILSELFSNPDAVLQPITIDGEAQVWSSLRITPLKNVLLLARNTDEDGRPLPPSQPWPALVDGLQRAADILIFDGPSTLSGVEAALLAPTVDGVVLALKPIEDSSRDIQQSLKRLKLKRSDSVLGAVMLADTSTLSGKPERPRLPLNSLHHLLSVGPLRLLNPGKGNQARDATRTDNEPRPARSATTPGPHRDDTDKRYSPPEAEIRTPRVIITPPADSSQPIVTAPPIATEAGYERAVGEPPLIIDHQQDERRSAPARRPPRRRSMISRRRRG; via the coding sequence ATGATGCTCACCTGGAGCGATATATGGTCTTACCTCCGCATCGTGTTGCGCTGGTGGTGGGTAGTATGCCTAGCAGCGGCTACAGCCGGCGGAGCGGCACTGATCTTTACTCTTCGTCAACCTGATTACTATGTGAGTCGGGTGACATTGCGGGTGGGCGAGTCCCTCGCTGCCATACCTGATCCCCAGACGTTTGGCTTAAGCACTACTGTTGCCGGTTTTTATGCTGAAATGGCGCGCCGTGAGGTCATTCTGGCGCCGGTTGTCGAACAACTCAAGCTGCCATTCCCGTGGCAAGTGATTAGCACGTACATGCTGACGACCAGCGTCAATCGGCAAGCCAGTCTCCTTGACATCACGATCACTGACACCAATCCCCAGCGGGCAGCAGCAATTGCTAACGCAGTTGCCGAGGAATTAATTCGTTTTGGCCCAAACTCGCCGGAAAAAGTGGCAGAACAGCGTAATCTGCTTAACGAACAGATTGCACGATCACAGGCTGAAATAGATCACCTTGATCGCCAGATTGAACAGGCACGAGCAATGTTAGCTCAGGCAACCAGTGCCACCGATCTCCGCGAAGCGCGTAATCGTCTCCAAGAGTTGGAGCTGGCGCGTGATACAGCACAAAATACCTACGCGCAGTTGCTACGGTTACAGAATACCAGTCTGATTAGTAGTCTGGCAATCTTCGAGGCAGCGAAAGTACCAACTTCACCATTACCAAACAAACGAAATCTGACCGTCGCTATTGCCGCCCTGAGTGGATTATTGTTAGGAATAATAGCTGCTTTTGGCCTGGAAATTATCGATACCCGCTGGCGTAATCATAATGACCTGCGGAGCCGCTTTGGGCTGAACTTTCTCGGTACTGTACCGGGGAAGCGGCCACTGATCGAACTCAACGAAGAAGAAGCCAGACAGCGTCTGCAAGCCGTCAAAGAGGCGTACACCCAGATCGTTCTGGCCGGACTTCCCCGTAATGCCCGGATTCTGATGGTCAGCGGGCCACGTCCTTCAGACGAACGGAGTGCGCTGGTCGTTGATCTGGCTCATTGTTACACCCTGGCGGGGTATCGGGTACTGTTGGTCGACGCAGAAACTGAAAGGGCGATCCTCAGTGAACTGTTCTCTAATCCAGATGCAGTGCTACAACCGATTACGATTGATGGTGAAGCGCAGGTCTGGTCAAGTTTACGAATCACACCCTTGAAAAACGTGTTACTGCTGGCCCGTAATACTGACGAAGATGGCCGTCCCCTACCCCCTTCGCAGCCATGGCCAGCTCTAGTCGATGGTCTGCAACGAGCCGCCGACATTTTGATCTTTGATGGCCCATCAACGCTCAGTGGAGTAGAGGCCGCCTTGCTGGCCCCAACGGTTGATGGCGTTGTCCTGGCCCTAAAACCCATCGAAGACAGCAGTCGGGATATTCAACAAAGCTTGAAGCGGTTGAAGTTGAAGCGATCCGACAGTGTGCTAGGGGCAGTTATGCTGGCTGATACATCTACCCTATCAGGAAAACCCGAACGACCGCGCTTGCCGCTCAACAGTTTACACCACCTCCTTAGCGTAGGGCCGTTACGGTTGCTGAATCCTGGAAAGGGCAATCAGGCAAGAGACGCTACACGAACGGATAATGAACCTCGGCCAGCGCGCTCGGCGACTACGCCCGGCCCTCATCGTGATGATACTGATAAACGATATTCTCCGCCTGAAGCAGAGATAAGAACACCCAGAGTCATTATCACCCCGCCAGCCGATAGCAGCCAACCAATTGTTACCGCACCACCTATTGCCACCGAAGCGGGTTATGAACGGGCGGTTGGTGAACCACCACTCATAATCGATCATCAGCAAGACGAACGCCGATCAGCACCGGCCAGACGGCCGCCGCGACGTCGTTCAATGATTAGCCGTCGGCGACGAGGATGA
- the gmhB gene encoding D-glycero-beta-D-manno-heptose 1,7-bisphosphate 7-phosphatase — MRAVFLDRDGVINYNRADHVKSWAEFQFLPGALTALRLLTNAGFRIFIITNQAAVGRGLMSLDALEDVHARLRAVAYNHGAHIEDIRYCPHTPEERCHCRKPQPGMIEEIARQYRIDCRETFLIGDALTDIAAGQQMGCQTILVKSGRGTAELQKTELRRFQPTYIADDLLAASRWILRQEAVQVPAVSVPLTGALAVTH, encoded by the coding sequence ATGCGCGCTGTATTTCTCGACCGCGATGGAGTGATCAATTACAACCGGGCAGACCACGTTAAGAGCTGGGCGGAATTTCAATTTTTGCCTGGCGCACTGACGGCGTTGCGTCTGTTGACAAACGCTGGGTTTCGTATCTTTATCATTACCAACCAGGCAGCAGTTGGGCGAGGTCTGATGAGCCTAGATGCATTGGAAGACGTTCACGCCCGATTGCGTGCTGTTGCATATAACCACGGTGCACATATCGAAGACATCCGCTATTGTCCCCACACCCCCGAAGAGCGTTGTCATTGCCGGAAACCGCAACCAGGGATGATCGAGGAGATCGCCAGGCAATACCGGATCGATTGCCGAGAGACCTTCCTCATCGGGGATGCCCTCACCGATATTGCTGCCGGCCAACAGATGGGATGTCAGACGATTCTGGTCAAGAGTGGCCGTGGTACTGCTGAATTGCAGAAGACTGAACTGCGGCGGTTTCAGCCTACGTACATCGCCGATGATCTGCTGGCCGCCAGTAGATGGATTCTGAGGCAAGAGGCAGTGCAAGTACCGGCTGTCAGCGTACCATTGACCGGTGCGTTGGCAGTGACACATTAG
- a CDS encoding efflux RND transporter periplasmic adaptor subunit has protein sequence MILILGIAFGLSSCSISALVGAPTPEPWTPPPTPEPTVVAIAPTATTTVPVQKTVAVALGTFHDRREFSGQVTPILERGLAFRESGILRNLYVEVGAQVKVGQLLAEIDLGTLEHQLRQAQINADQDRRMIEQVIARAQIDVRAAEVALAAARDRLAQLTTPASASDIAEARAALQRAESALARTRNDASAVKTRAERALADRVAALQRVQAAYGEARARLEIEDTPEVRALVDRLAVELQAAESAVALAQIELDTARGNEIAAVQAAEADVELARARLERLLSGPNQFDVIAAQRAVEQAQIQLDAARQRTTPDPALVKSLAASELRIKEIEQQIEARRIYAPFDGSVTAIDALVGLPVQAETPVIRLMDNSGLQITVNSINSSDLERIPDRTPVEISFVRYPGRTFQGVVRKPTGMSTLPTPELHIIYNARDIPLAVGDPALVTIDFGQRENVRWLPVEAIRRDGGIYVLVPGDNGPQRVEVQTGLVVDGKVEILSGLEAGDLVILPAQ, from the coding sequence ATGATCCTAATCTTGGGTATTGCATTCGGTCTAAGTAGTTGTAGTATCAGTGCGCTGGTTGGCGCACCGACACCTGAACCCTGGACACCACCACCAACACCGGAACCGACTGTGGTAGCAATCGCACCAACGGCAACAACGACAGTACCGGTACAAAAGACCGTTGCCGTTGCGCTGGGAACCTTTCACGACCGGCGTGAGTTTAGTGGTCAGGTCACGCCAATTCTTGAACGTGGTCTGGCGTTTCGTGAGAGTGGTATTTTGCGCAACCTGTACGTCGAAGTAGGGGCGCAAGTAAAGGTCGGGCAACTCTTAGCCGAAATCGATTTGGGCACACTTGAACATCAGCTACGTCAGGCGCAGATCAATGCCGATCAAGATCGACGAATGATTGAGCAAGTTATCGCCCGTGCGCAGATTGACGTTCGGGCAGCCGAAGTAGCACTGGCTGCGGCTCGTGACCGACTGGCACAACTCACGACTCCTGCTTCGGCAAGCGACATTGCCGAGGCACGAGCTGCATTACAGCGCGCTGAGTCGGCGCTGGCTCGCACGCGCAATGACGCTTCAGCCGTAAAGACCCGCGCTGAACGGGCACTTGCCGACCGAGTAGCAGCATTGCAACGTGTGCAAGCCGCCTACGGCGAAGCCCGCGCTCGACTAGAGATAGAAGATACGCCAGAAGTACGTGCACTCGTTGACCGGCTTGCGGTTGAGCTGCAAGCCGCAGAAAGTGCGGTGGCGCTGGCTCAAATCGAACTAGATACGGCGCGGGGGAATGAAATTGCGGCAGTGCAGGCTGCGGAAGCCGATGTCGAACTGGCCCGTGCCCGTCTTGAGCGGCTTCTCAGCGGGCCAAATCAGTTTGACGTCATTGCTGCACAGCGTGCAGTGGAACAGGCGCAGATTCAACTCGATGCTGCCCGGCAGCGCACAACTCCCGATCCTGCGCTGGTGAAGAGTCTGGCGGCTTCAGAACTCAGGATCAAAGAGATCGAGCAGCAGATCGAAGCCCGCCGGATTTATGCGCCCTTCGATGGTTCAGTGACGGCCATTGATGCTCTGGTCGGCCTGCCTGTGCAAGCTGAAACGCCGGTCATTCGGTTGATGGACAATTCAGGCTTACAGATCACCGTCAACTCGATAAATAGCTCCGATCTCGAGCGTATTCCTGATAGAACGCCGGTTGAAATCTCTTTTGTCCGTTATCCTGGTCGCACATTTCAGGGCGTGGTACGCAAACCTACCGGCATGTCCACCCTTCCAACACCAGAACTCCATATCATCTACAATGCCCGTGACATTCCATTAGCAGTTGGTGATCCGGCATTGGTTACCATTGATTTCGGCCAACGCGAAAACGTGCGCTGGTTACCCGTCGAGGCAATTCGTCGTGATGGCGGGATCTATGTCTTAGTGCCGGGTGACAACGGCCCGCAGCGGGTAGAAGTTCAAACCGGTTTGGTTGTTGATGGTAAGGTTGAAATTTTGAGCGGGCTGGAAGCAGGTGATCTCGTGATTTTGCCTGCGCAATAG
- a CDS encoding DNRLRE domain-containing protein, translated as MIHRSPHKQIVILVILWCVLPFTITIANNPPFRQWLPVVFGPSSDPEYLINAPYFPVANVTGERFEQMAIFWFGQLSRDTNYTDVRIGYNDTALYLYLASFDRQLWYDTTPSPADLTAWDAATLFIDTANGTRLSATSFRFIAQLRGDPEPDPNYQLSQRATGGSWSTTAVVFSSIPGWRGDRLNDNNDSEDRGWAMTFRIPFTSLGLSGRPSDGTRWRIALILHDRDNAAGSPSIPNQMWPPGMNADLPSTWGGIRFGIPVYTPPSTSSVQEFLIRHRLNGITVVDAGIGGVNPYMCDDSGDYWNTWGNRPRPSEQGDVSIQNQSDIADWPCFAKYYITFPLNTLPAGRTVISARLVLSQMGNAEPSQAQRSLIQALLVGDDWNPATLTWNNAPLVRENVGSGWVDPIPQFPGWENLPKREIDVTWGFVQAYTRGQPLRLALYSADSAYHSGKYFVSSNTGDWNAENRPTLVVRLSP; from the coding sequence GTGATCCACCGCTCCCCACATAAGCAAATTGTCATTCTTGTCATTCTGTGGTGTGTTCTCCCTTTCACGATCACGATTGCCAACAATCCTCCTTTCCGACAATGGCTGCCGGTTGTTTTTGGGCCTTCATCTGACCCAGAATATCTCATCAACGCACCATACTTTCCTGTCGCCAACGTGACCGGTGAGCGTTTCGAGCAGATGGCGATCTTCTGGTTCGGGCAACTGAGTCGTGATACGAACTACACCGATGTTCGGATTGGCTATAACGACACGGCACTGTATCTGTACCTTGCCAGTTTTGACCGGCAACTCTGGTACGATACCACTCCTTCACCTGCCGATCTAACTGCATGGGATGCTGCTACCCTCTTCATCGACACTGCCAACGGTACTCGGCTCAGTGCTACCAGTTTCCGCTTTATTGCTCAGTTACGAGGTGATCCTGAGCCTGATCCAAATTATCAGTTGAGTCAGCGAGCTACCGGTGGAAGCTGGTCAACGACTGCTGTTGTCTTCTCGTCAATTCCCGGCTGGCGCGGGGATCGACTGAACGACAACAATGACAGCGAGGATCGAGGCTGGGCGATGACGTTCCGGATCCCATTTACCAGTCTCGGGCTGAGCGGTCGTCCATCCGATGGCACACGCTGGCGGATAGCGCTGATCCTGCATGACCGCGACAATGCAGCCGGTTCTCCATCAATCCCCAACCAGATGTGGCCACCTGGGATGAATGCTGATCTGCCATCCACATGGGGAGGGATCAGGTTTGGTATCCCAGTGTATACGCCTCCGTCCACTAGTTCAGTTCAGGAGTTTCTGATCCGCCATCGCTTGAATGGAATCACCGTGGTTGATGCTGGGATTGGTGGGGTCAATCCCTACATGTGCGATGATAGTGGTGATTACTGGAATACCTGGGGTAATCGGCCCCGACCTTCAGAGCAGGGCGACGTTAGCATTCAGAATCAATCTGATATTGCCGACTGGCCCTGCTTCGCGAAGTACTATATCACCTTTCCGCTCAACACCTTGCCTGCGGGTCGTACCGTTATTTCAGCCAGGTTGGTTCTGAGCCAGATGGGGAATGCTGAACCCAGCCAGGCCCAACGCTCTTTAATCCAGGCCTTACTGGTTGGTGATGATTGGAACCCGGCAACTCTGACCTGGAATAATGCTCCGTTAGTGCGCGAAAATGTTGGTTCGGGCTGGGTTGATCCGATTCCCCAATTCCCAGGTTGGGAAAACCTTCCCAAGCGCGAGATCGATGTAACGTGGGGTTTTGTGCAGGCCTATACTCGCGGTCAACCGCTGCGTCTGGCCCTCTATTCTGCCGATAGCGCGTATCACAGTGGGAAATACTTTGTTTCGAGCAACACAGGTGATTGGAATGCAGAGAATCGTCCGACGTTGGTCGTGCGGCTGTCTCCGTAG
- a CDS encoding GHMP kinase — protein sequence MIISRTPLRVSFVGGGSDLPAYYRHEPGAVVSTAINKYIYITVNEKFDRQIRASYSVTEIVERVDDLKHQLIREALRLVGRTHSIEITSISDIPSQGTGLGSSSTYTVGLLNALYAFVGRFAGAERLAREACYIEIERCGAPIGKQDQYIAAFGGFQFIQFNPDETVFVDPIICRSETKRLLQQRLLMLYTGATRKADDVLREQRENTERDASRRRHLRRMVELAHDLRIALHHDNLDAFGEILHEGWMRKRELASSISNSQIDDWYERARAAGAIGGKILGAGGGGFLLLYAPEERHQAIRAVLPELRHVPIQFEPQGSKIIYVEER from the coding sequence ATGATTATCTCACGCACGCCTTTACGAGTCAGTTTTGTTGGCGGTGGTAGTGATTTACCGGCGTACTACCGTCATGAGCCAGGCGCAGTTGTCAGCACTGCTATTAACAAGTATATCTACATTACGGTGAACGAGAAGTTTGATCGGCAGATTCGGGCCAGTTATTCGGTAACAGAAATTGTCGAGCGGGTTGATGATCTCAAGCACCAACTTATTCGTGAGGCGTTACGGCTGGTTGGCCGAACACACTCCATCGAGATTACTTCAATCTCTGATATTCCCTCGCAAGGTACCGGTCTAGGTTCATCGAGTACCTATACCGTTGGCCTGTTGAATGCGCTCTATGCCTTCGTTGGCCGTTTCGCCGGCGCCGAACGGTTGGCACGAGAGGCGTGTTACATCGAAATCGAACGTTGTGGTGCTCCTATCGGTAAGCAGGATCAGTATATTGCAGCGTTTGGTGGTTTTCAGTTTATTCAGTTTAATCCTGATGAGACGGTGTTTGTCGATCCGATCATCTGTCGGAGCGAGACGAAACGATTGTTGCAGCAACGCTTACTGATGTTGTATACCGGTGCCACCCGTAAAGCCGATGATGTGTTGCGTGAACAGCGGGAGAATACTGAACGCGATGCGTCGCGTCGTCGTCATTTGCGCCGTATGGTAGAGCTGGCTCACGATCTCCGCATTGCCCTGCATCACGATAATCTTGATGCGTTCGGCGAGATTTTACACGAGGGCTGGATGCGCAAACGCGAATTGGCCAGCAGCATCTCTAATTCCCAGATTGATGATTGGTATGAGCGAGCCCGTGCTGCTGGCGCTATTGGCGGTAAAATCTTGGGTGCTGGTGGTGGTGGCTTCTTACTCCTCTATGCGCCCGAAGAACGCCACCAGGCGATCCGCGCCGTGTTGCCGGAATTGCGCCACGTGCCGATTCAGTTTGAACCGCAAGGCAGTAAAATTATCTATGTTGAAGAGCGGTAG